AGTGGTTGTTGCAGTAGCTGTTTTCTCTAATGTGGTGGTAGATATAGATGTTGTTGTAAATATAGATGTGATGGTTGTTAATGATATATATGTAGATGTTATGGTTATGGGTATAGATATTGTCTGCATTGCTGTAGTGGTTATGGTTTTTGTCACAACTGTTTGTTGTACTGGATATATTGTAGAGATTGAGTATATAACCCATCTACTATTTCCACCCATAGTTGCATAGTCATAGCCAGCAACATATATGTTAGAGCCATCGAAAACATGTTTACCTAGATCAAAAGTAGAGTCTGCTTCTATATTGCTACTTAGAACATATTTAGCAAGGCTGTACATATTTTTGTTCATGATATACATATTATGTCTTATGTATGTACCTGTATACTCATCTCTAAATATATAGATGAAGTTCTCTGTATATACTATCTTTGCTCCATATGTTCCCCAGATCTCTTTATTTAGATCAACTATATTTCCATTTGGATCCATCTTGGCTATACCATTTGAGCCAACTATATAGGCATATCCATTGGCATCAAAATCTATTGCATATAGAGATCCTAGATAGTATTTATAGTTTATGGGATAGTCTATGTATTTAACTATGTTAAGATTCTTGTCAAGTAATATAGCTAGGCTGTGGACACTATAGTTATAATCTGTATAGTATCCAACTACCCATATATTTCTGTTGAGGGGATTGACACCAATATCATATGTATATCCCCATTTCCAGTTAGGTATATATACAACCCTATTGTTTATAGGGTTTAGATCCGGAGATCTTTTCTCTATATACCAAATATCTTCATTATATCCATCGAGATTTATATCTTTTCTTGTATATCCACCTATATAGATATATCCATCGCTATATGTAATAGTGTATAGAGGTGTATTTTGAACCTCTATTCTTCTAACAACATTTAGATCCTTATCAAATACATATATAACTCCATATGAAGATATAAACGTATTTTCATAGCCAACAACATATAGTAGATTGCCAATAGAGATACAGTTGATGAGAACCTCTATACGGTCACCCCTCCACATATTTACAACATCACTTGTAGACATATCGAGAAGAACTATAGCTGGTGTATCATCAGCTACACCAACAACAGCTATATATCCTCCGAAGAGGCATGAGCCATATGCATAGTCCCTACCCTTAGTCAGGTCTATATATTTAACCCATTGTATAGGTGCTAAAACATTTGGTGACTCTGAATAGACTATAGCTACTGTATATAGACAGCATATAGATAGAAACAACAGTATTGCGATCAACAGCTTTGCTGATTTACATACCCTGTATATACCCATACCAACCACAGAAATACTATTCTACAAACATGTCTTAAATACATAATTGTTTTTATCTATGGAAAGAAGCTCCATAGAGGTCATAAGCAGAAACTCTACACAACCCTTACTATACATCGAAATAGGCGAGAATTACAGAAAACTATATAAATCTATGCAAATAGTCGATGCCACAAAATCTCACATCTGTAATAGCATTTAGCTATGATGTGCCAAACTAGGTGCGTAGTGGAATTATTTTTATAGATCTTCTTCTGATTATAACCAGCTTGTTATATAGATTATCTATTTTTTCAAGTACTGAAACCAGTCTTTCGGCTATGTATATAGGATTCGATGGTGGTATCCTCAGTAGAATAATGCCTGTGATATTAGGGTTTAGGAGAGCTATTCTTCCAAATTCTTTATCAAATGTTATTATAATCCTTGATTCCTTTATAGCAAGTTCTATCACTTCTTCATCATTCATTCCTGGTCTAATTTCATATATAGCTATAACATTGTATCCTTTCTCTCTAAGTATTTTGATAACAGTTTTCGGTATATTTTCATCAGCTAGAAGTCTAGGTTTTGACAATAATCTCTTCCCTTAGAACTTTTGCAGCATATCTAATGGCAGCTAATATGTCTTCTCTTGTTAGATGTGGGTATTCCTTTAGTATATCGTCGATTGTCCATCCATTGGATAACAGCTCCAGAATGAAATATACAGGTATTCTTGTGCCTTTTATAACTGCCTTACCTCCTAATATCTTTGGATCTACAACAATTCTATCCTCTTTTGCCAATATCTTCACCATATATAGCTTTATGTAAAGAACTTATATATTTTCCTCTACACCATATCTATTAGCTATCTCATGATTTAGATGCTCTTAATACATCTGTGATGTGCTGAAAAAGATTTGAAAAGGGGTCTAAGATCCATAGCAATTCTATATAAAATTCTATATAACTATATATAGTTTTAATCTTGTTAAGCATTTCTATAAGTCTTCTTCTACCTCTTCATATGTTGTTAAAAAGGTTTTTAATGTCTATAGCTGTTACCCTTAAACTAAGATAGACTAGGTGTTTATTATGGGATCCATTGTTGGTGGTGTTAGGATTCGTGGATCTAGGGGTGAGGCTACTGTTAAAGCTCTTGTGATACAGGTTTCTATGGAGATTTAATTACATTGCCAAGATATGTTGAGGGTATAGGTATAGAGTTTAAATATGAGAGAATTAGGAGGTTGCCCAATGGAAGAATTATCAAGGTTAGATTTGGTGGTGGGGAAATAGTATTGGAGGATACTGTTACATATGGAGATATAGAGGTATGGGAAGAATTGAAACTACCAGAAGGTGTAGAGGCGCTACTAGGTGTAACAGCACTTGAGAAACTTGGATATAGGGTTAACCCAAGAACAGGAAAGCTTGAGAAAGTAGAATTCTACTTATTAACTATCTAAGGTATACCACAGCAAAATAGCTCTTTTAATTCTATTAATTCTATACGTCA
Above is a genomic segment from Ignisphaera aggregans DSM 17230 containing:
- a CDS encoding conserved hypothetical protein (KEGG: iho:Igni_1069 hypothetical protein~SPTR: A8ABE4 Putative uncharacterized protein~PFAM: Protein of unknown function DUF82) translates to MSKPRLLADENIPKTVIKILREKGYNVIAIYEIRPGMNDEEVIELAIKESRIIITFDKEFGRIALLNPNITGIILLRIPPSNPIYIAERLVSVLEKIDNLYNKLVIIRRRSIKIIPLRT
- a CDS encoding conserved hypothetical protein (KEGG: pai:PAE2856 hypothetical protein~SPTR: Q8ZUC1 Conserved within P. aerophilum) yields the protein MPRYVEGIGIEFKYERIRRLPNGRIIKVRFGGGEIVLEDTVTYGDIEVWEELKLPEGVEALLGVTALEKLGYRVNPRTGKLEKVEFYLLTI
- a CDS encoding protein of unknown function DUF433 (COGs: COG2442 conserved hypothetical protein~InterPro IPR007367~KEGG: iho:Igni_1068 hypothetical protein~PFAM: protein of unknown function DUF433~SPTR: A8ABE3 Putative uncharacterized protein~PFAM: Protein of unknown function (DUF433)) — translated: MVKILAKEDRIVVDPKILGGKAVIKGTRIPVYFILELLSNGWTIDDILKEYPHLTREDILAAIRYAAKVLREEIIVKT
- a CDS encoding hypothetical protein (KEGG: pcl:Pcal_0194 hypothetical protein~SPTR: A3MSL4 Putative uncharacterized protein) codes for the protein MGIYRVCKSAKLLIAILLFLSICCLYTVAIVYSESPNVLAPIQWVKYIDLTKGRDYAYGSCLFGGYIAVVGVADDTPAIVLLDMSTSDVVNMWRGDRIEVLINCISIGNLLYVVGYENTFISSYGVIYVFDKDLNVVRRIEVQNTPLYTITYSDGYIYIGGYTRKDINLDGYNEDIWYIEKRSPDLNPINNRVVYIPNWKWGYTYDIGVNPLNRNIWVVGYYTDYNYSVHSLAILLDKNLNIVKYIDYPINYKYYLGSLYAIDFDANGYAYIVGSNGIAKMDPNGNIVDLNKEIWGTYGAKIVYTENFIYIFRDEYTGTYIRHNMYIMNKNMYSLAKYVLSSNIEADSTFDLGKHVFDGSNIYVAGYDYATMGGNSRWVIYSISTIYPVQQTVVTKTITTTAMQTISIPITITSTYISLTTITSIFTTTSISTTTLEKTATATTTIATPSTTTTTITTTTTTTQTITTSITTPTTVTTTIKEAVIPPETISIIAMAIVVIAIIIAFLLRK